From Candidatus Sphingomonas colombiensis, one genomic window encodes:
- a CDS encoding YihY/virulence factor BrkB family protein translates to MNDAANALTPEDRAQRSGTTRARFDHQLAQLSPGGVVFEVLKRAGTGVYTVGFMHAGNLAYLALMAVFPFFIVAAAILSLLDENDRIQMAVTSFLHVLPANVSDILRTPIHDVLTARTGSLLWLGALVGLWTVGSFVETIREIFRQAYGTKSTQPIWRARLGLSFGIVISVILALISFLVQGLLTAAEQFIYRLIPWAQDAATWIGVSRAIPGVVMFGALFMLFYFVTPSKYRYTSSRKWPGALFTTVWWIGMTAGLPLVLAQLGGYSLTYGSLAGVVVTLLFFYLIGLGLVFGAHLNAALAEPPETALEEAQTEQKEKAGP, encoded by the coding sequence TTGAACGATGCCGCGAACGCGCTGACGCCGGAAGATCGCGCGCAACGCAGCGGCACCACGCGCGCGCGGTTCGACCATCAGCTCGCTCAATTGTCGCCCGGCGGCGTCGTGTTCGAAGTGCTGAAGCGCGCCGGGACCGGGGTTTATACCGTCGGCTTCATGCACGCCGGCAACCTTGCCTATCTCGCGCTGATGGCGGTGTTTCCGTTCTTCATCGTCGCGGCGGCGATATTGTCCCTGCTCGATGAGAATGACCGCATTCAGATGGCGGTCACCTCGTTCCTCCATGTCCTGCCCGCCAACGTATCCGATATCCTGCGCACCCCGATCCATGACGTGCTGACCGCGCGCACCGGATCGCTGCTGTGGCTGGGCGCGCTGGTGGGGCTGTGGACGGTCGGCAGCTTCGTCGAGACGATCCGTGAGATTTTCCGTCAGGCCTATGGCACCAAGAGCACGCAGCCGATCTGGCGCGCGCGGCTGGGGTTGTCGTTCGGGATCGTCATCTCGGTCATCCTCGCGCTGATCTCGTTTCTGGTGCAGGGCCTGCTCACCGCCGCCGAGCAATTCATCTATCGCCTGATCCCCTGGGCACAGGATGCCGCCACCTGGATCGGGGTCAGCCGCGCGATCCCCGGCGTGGTGATGTTCGGCGCGCTGTTCATGCTGTTCTATTTCGTCACCCCGTCCAAATACCGCTACACGAGCAGCCGCAAATGGCCGGGCGCGCTGTTCACCACCGTCTGGTGGATCGGGATGACGGCCGGGCTGCCGCTCGTCCTCGCGCAGCTCGGCGGGTACAGCCTGACGTACGGCAGCCTCGCGGGTGTGGTGGTCACCCTGTTGTTCTTCTATCTGATCGGGCTTGGGCTGGTATTCGGCGCACATCTGAACGCGGCACTGGCGGAACCGCCAGAAACGGCGCTAGAGGAAGCCCAAACCGAACAAAAGGAAAAGGCGGGACCGTGA
- a CDS encoding DnaJ C-terminal domain-containing protein has product MADPYSTLGVARGASEADIKKAYRKLAKELHPDRNKDNPKASERFSLVTAAYDLLTDKEKRARFDRGEIDADGNPTSPFGAGFGGGRGGAGGAGGFRSQGFEFGGEGADMSDIFEGLFGGRGGGGGGFASGFGRRQPPAKGANVAYRLRVPFVDAAALEPQRITLGDGKTIDLKLPAGVEDGTQMRLSGKGEAGPGGAGDAIVTIEVTPHRFFVREGDDVRLDLPVTLTEAVKGGAVKVPTVEKPVMLKVPAGSSSGKVLRLKGKGFHKKGGGRGDQLVTLMVDVPADDAALQQFVDSWDGGGNPRAAMGV; this is encoded by the coding sequence ATGGCCGATCCATATTCGACGCTGGGTGTCGCGCGCGGCGCATCCGAAGCGGACATCAAAAAGGCGTATCGCAAGCTCGCGAAGGAGCTGCATCCCGATCGCAACAAGGACAACCCCAAGGCATCGGAGCGTTTCAGCCTGGTCACGGCCGCCTATGACCTGTTGACCGACAAGGAGAAGCGCGCACGCTTCGACCGTGGCGAGATCGACGCCGACGGCAACCCCACCTCCCCGTTCGGTGCCGGCTTCGGCGGCGGCCGTGGTGGCGCCGGCGGCGCGGGCGGCTTCCGCTCGCAGGGCTTCGAATTCGGCGGCGAAGGCGCCGATATGTCCGACATTTTCGAGGGTTTGTTCGGCGGGCGCGGTGGTGGCGGCGGCGGCTTCGCCAGCGGCTTCGGCCGGCGCCAGCCGCCCGCGAAGGGCGCCAATGTCGCCTATCGCCTGCGCGTGCCGTTCGTCGACGCGGCCGCGCTGGAGCCGCAGCGCATCACGCTCGGCGACGGCAAGACGATCGACCTCAAGCTCCCCGCCGGTGTCGAAGATGGCACGCAGATGCGCCTTTCCGGCAAGGGCGAGGCCGGCCCCGGCGGCGCTGGCGATGCGATCGTAACGATCGAGGTGACGCCGCATCGCTTCTTCGTCCGCGAAGGCGATGACGTGCGGCTCGATCTGCCCGTAACGCTCACCGAGGCGGTGAAGGGCGGCGCGGTGAAGGTGCCGACGGTCGAAAAGCCTGTGATGCTGAAAGTCCCCGCCGGCTCGTCATCCGGCAAGGTGCTGCGGCTAAAGGGCAAAGGCTTCCACAAGAAGGGCGGCGGACGCGGCGATCAGCTCGTTACGCTGATGGTGGACGTGCCCGCGGACGACGCCGCGCTTCAGCAATTCGTGGATAGTTGGGATGGTGGGGGGAACCCGCGCGCCGCGATGGGCGTCTGA
- the purD gene encoding phosphoribosylamine--glycine ligase, with amino-acid sequence MNILLVGSGGREHALAWKLAQSPTLDTLFAAPGNPGIAQHATIPALNVSDHRAVIDFCRREKIGLVVIGPEAPLVEGLADNIRAIGVPVFGPGRAAAQLEGSKGFTKDLCARVGIPTARYFRVTSKDGALATLDDFGEKCVIKADGLAAGKGVTVATSRAEAEAAIEALFADGPAEAVIEEMLEGPEVSLFVLSDGTVSASFGSAQDHKRVGDGDTGPNTGGMGAYSPAAVLTLELEERALGEIVRPTIDALADAGTPYVGVLYAGLMLTADGPKLIEYNVRFGDPECQVLMARFTGDLVELLLAVAAGRLADQPEPAFSSDIALTVVMAAKGYPGTPKAGGAISAIDAAEATGAVVFQAGTKEVDGQLVASGGRVLTVTATGADVKSAQDIAYRAVDAIDFPDGFCRRDIGWRAI; translated from the coding sequence TTGAATATTCTACTGGTTGGCTCGGGCGGGCGTGAACATGCGCTGGCATGGAAGCTGGCGCAATCTCCGACCCTCGATACTTTGTTCGCCGCCCCCGGCAACCCCGGCATCGCGCAACATGCGACGATCCCCGCGCTGAACGTGTCGGATCATCGCGCGGTGATCGATTTCTGCCGTCGCGAAAAAATCGGGCTGGTGGTGATCGGGCCGGAAGCGCCGCTGGTCGAGGGGCTTGCCGACAATATCCGCGCGATCGGCGTGCCGGTGTTCGGCCCCGGCCGCGCCGCGGCGCAGCTTGAAGGGTCGAAGGGCTTCACCAAGGATCTGTGCGCGCGCGTCGGCATCCCGACCGCACGTTATTTTCGCGTCACCAGCAAGGATGGCGCGCTCGCCACGCTCGACGACTTCGGCGAGAAATGCGTCATCAAGGCCGATGGCCTCGCCGCCGGCAAGGGCGTGACGGTTGCCACCAGCCGCGCCGAGGCGGAGGCCGCGATCGAGGCGCTGTTCGCGGACGGCCCCGCCGAAGCAGTGATCGAGGAAATGCTCGAAGGGCCTGAGGTCAGCCTGTTCGTCCTTTCCGACGGCACCGTCTCCGCATCCTTCGGCTCGGCACAGGATCACAAGCGCGTCGGCGATGGCGATACCGGGCCGAACACCGGCGGCATGGGCGCCTATAGCCCGGCGGCGGTGCTGACGCTGGAACTGGAGGAGCGCGCGCTGGGCGAGATCGTCCGCCCGACGATCGACGCTCTGGCCGATGCCGGTACGCCTTATGTCGGCGTGCTCTATGCCGGGCTGATGCTCACCGCCGATGGCCCCAAGCTGATCGAATATAACGTCCGTTTCGGCGATCCCGAATGCCAGGTGCTGATGGCGCGCTTCACCGGCGATCTGGTCGAGCTGCTGCTCGCCGTGGCGGCAGGGCGGCTGGCCGATCAGCCCGAACCCGCCTTCTCGTCCGATATCGCACTGACCGTGGTGATGGCGGCAAAGGGGTATCCGGGCACCCCCAAGGCCGGCGGGGCGATCTCCGCGATCGACGCGGCCGAGGCGACCGGCGCGGTGGTATTCCAGGCGGGCACGAAGGAGGTCGATGGCCAGCTCGTCGCCAGCGGCGGCCGCGTGCTGACCGTCACGGCAACCGGCGCGGACGTGAAGAGCGCGCAGGATATCGCCTATCGCGCCGTCGATGCGATCGACTTTCCCGACGGTTTTTGCCGGCGCGACATCGGCTGGCGCGCGATCTGA
- the xseA gene encoding exodeoxyribonuclease VII large subunit → MSDPFFDPPGRLVAEPAPGSNAPALSVGELSQRLKRVVEGEFGHVRLRGEISGYKRVASGHAYLALKDEAAVIDGVIWKGQVANLAFRPEDGIEVIATGRLTTYPGRSKYQIIIERMELAGAGALMALLEKRRAALAAEGLFDASRKRRLPFLPRTIGVVTSPTGAVIRDILHRLEDRCPSHVLVWPVKVQGEGAANEVAAAVRGFNALPEDMRPDLIIVARGGGSIEDLWAFNEEVVVRAVAGSGIPTISAVGHETDTTLCDHAADLRAPTPTAAAELAVPVLADLRLTIAAHAQRAERCARRYVERGRERLEAQARLMPTRDRLLGPQRQRLDDTGMRADRALERRVAQARSQLDRIAGALRPAALDRRLEAARQRLDDFGRLLAAVDPDAPLQRGYARVTARGGATVATVAAARGAGGVTLHFRDGTVDAKVEGARPRAYAPPPPEQPSLL, encoded by the coding sequence ATGTCCGATCCCTTTTTTGATCCGCCGGGCCGGCTGGTAGCCGAGCCTGCCCCCGGCAGCAACGCGCCCGCGCTGTCGGTCGGCGAACTGTCGCAGCGGCTGAAGCGCGTGGTGGAGGGCGAATTCGGCCATGTCCGCCTGCGCGGCGAGATTTCCGGCTATAAGCGCGTCGCCTCCGGTCATGCCTATCTCGCGCTCAAGGACGAGGCGGCGGTGATCGATGGCGTGATCTGGAAGGGGCAGGTCGCGAACCTTGCTTTCCGCCCGGAGGACGGGATCGAGGTGATCGCCACCGGGCGGCTGACCACCTATCCCGGCCGCTCCAAATATCAGATCATCATCGAGCGGATGGAGCTGGCCGGCGCGGGCGCGCTGATGGCGTTGCTCGAAAAGCGTCGCGCCGCACTGGCGGCAGAGGGGCTGTTCGACGCGAGCCGCAAGCGCCGTTTGCCTTTCTTGCCGCGCACGATCGGCGTGGTCACCTCGCCGACCGGCGCGGTGATCCGCGATATCCTCCACCGGCTGGAGGATCGCTGCCCGAGCCACGTGCTCGTCTGGCCGGTGAAGGTGCAGGGGGAGGGCGCGGCCAACGAGGTCGCGGCGGCGGTGCGCGGCTTCAACGCGCTGCCCGAAGACATGCGGCCGGATCTCATCATCGTCGCGCGCGGCGGCGGCTCGATCGAGGATCTGTGGGCGTTCAACGAGGAGGTCGTGGTGCGCGCGGTCGCCGGCTCCGGCATCCCGACGATCTCGGCGGTCGGGCATGAGACCGACACCACCTTGTGCGATCACGCCGCCGATCTGCGCGCGCCTACTCCCACCGCCGCCGCCGAGCTGGCGGTGCCGGTGCTGGCGGACCTTCGCCTGACGATCGCGGCGCACGCCCAGCGCGCCGAACGCTGCGCGCGGCGCTATGTCGAGCGCGGGCGCGAGCGGCTGGAGGCGCAGGCGCGGCTGATGCCGACGCGCGATCGGTTGCTCGGCCCGCAACGTCAGCGGCTCGACGACACCGGGATGCGCGCCGATCGTGCGCTGGAGCGGCGCGTGGCGCAGGCGCGTAGCCAGCTCGATCGCATCGCCGGCGCGCTCCGCCCCGCCGCGCTCGATCGCCGGTTGGAGGCGGCGCGGCAGCGGCTCGACGATTTCGGGCGGCTGCTCGCGGCGGTCGATCCCGATGCACCGTTGCAGCGCGGCTATGCCCGCGTCACCGCGCGCGGCGGCGCTACCGTGGCGACCGTCGCGGCGGCGCGCGGGGCAGGAGGCGTTACGCTACACTTCCGCGACGGCACCGTCGACGCCAAGGTTGAGGGCGCGCGGCCGCGTGCCTATGCTCCGCCTCCACCCGAACAACCTTCGCTGTTATGA
- a CDS encoding DUF2093 domain-containing protein: MLMSNTDRPARLHYLPNGFRVLVPGDHVLCAASGARIALEDLRYWDIAGQRAFASAALATEALSPQ; the protein is encoded by the coding sequence ATGCTGATGTCCAATACCGATCGCCCCGCGCGGCTGCACTATCTCCCCAACGGTTTTCGTGTGCTTGTGCCGGGCGATCACGTCCTGTGCGCGGCATCCGGCGCGCGCATCGCGCTGGAAGATCTGCGTTATTGGGACATTGCCGGCCAGCGCGCCTTCGCTTCCGCGGCGCTGGCGACCGAGGCACTCTCGCCACAATGA
- a CDS encoding M23 family metallopeptidase has translation MSGAGRGLAAATLVMAVAGCVPPPADRAAPMPARNAPPQARPLAPPPPAEAARFILSGTARQGAVMLGTAPMGTTGLSLDGAPVGFAPDRRFIIAFDRDAGPRATLVATLADGRQATQLFDVAPGDWRLERLDTVAKTPVPSAEFARRRPPELAQIKAAREMRTDAQGWRQHFIWPATGRISGLFGAQRIYRGEPGAYHGGVDVAKPTGSPVVAPADGVVILAAAAPFTLEGNLLMIDHGSGLNSAFLHLSKIEVNVGDHVRQGQEIGQVGATGRASGPHLHWAMMWQGSRIDPMPLAGEMGR, from the coding sequence ATGAGCGGCGCGGGCCGGGGGCTGGCGGCAGCGACGCTAGTGATGGCCGTCGCCGGCTGCGTCCCGCCGCCGGCCGATCGGGCCGCTCCGATGCCGGCGCGCAATGCCCCGCCGCAGGCGAGGCCGCTTGCCCCTCCGCCCCCCGCTGAAGCCGCCCGTTTCATTTTATCTGGCACCGCGCGGCAGGGTGCGGTGATGCTCGGCACCGCGCCGATGGGGACGACGGGGCTGTCGCTCGATGGCGCGCCCGTTGGGTTCGCGCCCGACCGCCGCTTCATCATCGCCTTCGATCGCGATGCCGGCCCGCGCGCCACGCTGGTCGCGACGCTCGCTGATGGTCGGCAGGCGACGCAGTTATTCGATGTCGCGCCCGGCGATTGGCGGCTTGAGCGACTGGATACGGTCGCCAAGACACCAGTGCCGAGCGCAGAATTCGCACGTCGTCGTCCGCCCGAACTCGCGCAGATCAAGGCCGCGCGAGAGATGCGTACCGACGCGCAGGGCTGGCGTCAGCATTTCATCTGGCCCGCGACTGGCCGCATCTCGGGCCTGTTCGGCGCGCAACGCATTTATCGCGGCGAGCCGGGCGCCTATCACGGCGGGGTCGATGTGGCGAAGCCGACAGGCTCGCCCGTCGTGGCGCCCGCTGACGGCGTGGTGATCCTCGCCGCCGCAGCGCCCTTCACGCTGGAGGGCAATCTGCTGATGATCGATCACGGCAGCGGGTTGAACAGCGCCTTCCTGCATCTTTCGAAGATCGAGGTGAACGTCGGCGATCACGTTCGGCAGGGGCAGGAGATCGGACAGGTCGGCGCCACGGGCCGCGCGTCAGGGCCGCACCTGCATTGGGCGATGATGTGGCAGGGAAGTCGGATTGATCCGATGCCGCTGGCCGGGGAGATGGGGCGGTAG
- a CDS encoding TonB-dependent receptor, translating into MMLPYRSQLLATTLLVGAAVASPAAFAQTQPEAPQAATPAATDTTTGDIVVTGSLIRNPNLISSTPVSVVNQDELNLRQTNTAEQVLRDLPGAVPSIGSSVNNGNGGAAFADLRGLGNFRNVVLIDGARVAPSNLVGLVDLNNIPLALVERVDTLTGGAATTYGADAVSGVINFITRRDFSGVEASVSNQITGRGDGKTFRGDLTIGANLDDGRGNVVLSVGYQKADPVYQGARRISLNNYTSTSGSVGGSGTTVPGRFTLGGKYNTIVPSTGQLRPYVGATDGFNFNPFNVFQVPFERYNIYAAGHYDVADNIEVYARGIFSKNKVETIIAPSGVFGQLLTIPYSNPYLPTPARNQFCGANGLTQAQCDAAAVATDPNDPNFKTFTTTVGRRMPEVGSRLSQYVTQFFDYRAGVKIGVTDTMSLDLTGAYGESENRQTQSNYVLISRLRSAVYTTSATSCNLGASPTIANPNPLLPPLANAGAATNAGTGCVPVNIFGPNGSITPNQVPYLTASAGTAQLTTLAQARALLSGDFGLTLPWADNAVGFALGAEYRRYTATQTADILSQTAGELGGAGGATPNYTGGYDVKEVYGEINAPIVADKPFFKSLTIEAGIRYSSYSVHAPSNPSYNTTTYKAGGTWEPVDGFKIRGDYQRAVRAPNIAELFSPLNTGLTNLAVDPCRATNTAMQVGNAAYNPNLVAVCLAQGAPASTIAAIQNPTAGQANATTSGGTYLRPETSDSYTLGIVFQPRMVPGLSITVDYYNIQIRNAISQPVPGDLITGCFGNNSGTAANVNNPICQLFKRNPVTGGLDGDPATTQGLLFPATNSGRILTDGIDLGINYRRDLGFAKLNLSFMGNWTSRSKFQALTPGSVVPAGAAIGAGLALPTTDMRECVGYYSQNCGSPGSAGPSSAAGSLQPKFTWNQRTTLSFEGVDLSLLWRHIDSMRAEPGVVNAFSASNPNGGNPDGTLSGGVLNGKKVDFSRIPAYNYFDLSARFSVSPNFDFTVTVMNLFDKDPPMVGGTVGSTSFNSGNTYPSTYDALGRRFAIGAKLKF; encoded by the coding sequence ATGATGTTGCCATATCGATCGCAGTTGCTTGCGACGACGTTGCTTGTCGGCGCTGCGGTGGCTTCACCGGCTGCCTTCGCGCAGACCCAGCCCGAAGCGCCGCAGGCAGCGACGCCAGCGGCAACGGATACCACGACCGGCGATATCGTCGTCACCGGCTCGCTGATCCGCAACCCGAACCTGATTTCTTCGACCCCGGTGTCGGTGGTCAACCAGGACGAACTGAATCTTCGTCAGACGAACACCGCGGAGCAGGTGCTGCGTGACCTTCCGGGCGCGGTGCCAAGCATCGGCTCGTCCGTGAACAACGGCAACGGAGGCGCTGCATTCGCCGACCTTCGCGGTCTGGGCAATTTCCGCAACGTCGTGTTGATCGATGGCGCGCGCGTCGCCCCGTCGAACCTGGTCGGCCTGGTCGATTTGAACAATATTCCGCTGGCGCTGGTGGAGCGCGTTGACACGCTGACCGGCGGTGCCGCGACCACCTACGGCGCCGACGCGGTGTCCGGCGTCATCAACTTCATCACGCGCCGCGATTTCTCCGGTGTCGAAGCCTCGGTTTCGAACCAGATCACCGGGCGCGGCGATGGCAAGACTTTCCGTGGCGATCTGACGATCGGCGCGAACCTGGATGACGGGCGCGGCAACGTCGTGCTGTCGGTCGGCTATCAGAAGGCCGATCCGGTTTATCAGGGCGCGCGCCGCATCTCGCTCAACAACTATACATCCACCTCGGGCAGCGTTGGCGGTTCGGGCACGACCGTGCCGGGGCGCTTCACGCTTGGTGGAAAATATAACACGATCGTTCCGTCGACGGGGCAACTGCGTCCGTATGTCGGCGCGACCGACGGGTTCAATTTCAACCCGTTCAACGTGTTCCAGGTGCCGTTCGAGCGTTACAATATCTACGCTGCCGGTCACTATGACGTGGCTGACAATATCGAGGTATATGCCCGCGGCATATTCTCGAAGAATAAGGTCGAGACGATCATCGCGCCATCGGGCGTGTTCGGTCAGTTGCTGACCATTCCGTACAGCAATCCTTATCTGCCGACGCCGGCACGTAATCAGTTCTGCGGCGCCAACGGGCTGACGCAGGCACAGTGCGACGCGGCGGCTGTCGCGACCGACCCGAACGATCCGAATTTCAAGACGTTCACCACGACGGTCGGACGGCGCATGCCCGAAGTCGGGTCGCGTCTGTCGCAATATGTGACGCAGTTCTTCGATTATCGCGCGGGCGTGAAGATCGGCGTGACCGACACCATGTCGCTGGATCTGACTGGCGCATACGGCGAATCCGAAAACCGGCAGACGCAGTCCAACTACGTTTTGATCTCGCGACTGCGTAGCGCGGTTTACACCACGAGCGCGACGAGCTGTAATCTTGGCGCGTCGCCGACGATTGCGAATCCGAACCCCCTGCTTCCGCCGCTGGCGAACGCAGGTGCGGCAACCAATGCGGGAACGGGTTGCGTTCCGGTCAATATCTTCGGTCCCAATGGGTCGATCACCCCGAATCAGGTCCCGTATCTGACGGCGTCGGCCGGCACTGCGCAGTTGACGACGCTGGCGCAGGCCCGCGCGCTGCTGAGCGGTGATTTTGGGCTTACGCTGCCATGGGCCGACAATGCGGTCGGCTTCGCGCTCGGTGCCGAATATCGTCGTTATACTGCGACGCAGACGGCGGACATCCTGTCGCAAACGGCGGGTGAACTCGGCGGCGCCGGTGGCGCAACGCCGAATTACACCGGCGGCTACGACGTCAAGGAAGTGTACGGCGAAATCAACGCGCCGATCGTTGCGGACAAGCCGTTCTTCAAGTCGCTCACGATCGAAGCGGGCATCCGTTATTCGTCCTATTCGGTCCACGCACCGTCGAACCCGAGCTATAATACGACGACCTATAAGGCGGGCGGCACGTGGGAGCCGGTGGATGGCTTCAAGATCCGCGGCGATTATCAGCGCGCAGTCCGCGCGCCGAACATTGCCGAGCTTTTCTCGCCGTTGAATACCGGGCTGACCAACCTCGCGGTTGATCCTTGCCGCGCAACGAACACGGCGATGCAGGTCGGAAACGCCGCGTATAATCCGAATCTCGTCGCGGTCTGCCTTGCGCAGGGCGCGCCGGCTTCTACGATCGCCGCGATCCAGAATCCGACCGCCGGTCAGGCGAACGCTACCACGTCGGGCGGCACCTATCTGCGGCCGGAAACGTCGGACAGCTATACGCTCGGCATCGTGTTCCAGCCGAGGATGGTGCCAGGGCTGTCGATCACCGTGGATTATTACAACATCCAGATTCGGAACGCGATTTCACAGCCGGTTCCGGGTGACCTCATCACGGGTTGCTTTGGCAACAACAGCGGGACGGCGGCGAACGTCAACAACCCGATCTGCCAGTTGTTCAAGCGTAACCCGGTCACTGGTGGCCTCGATGGCGATCCTGCCACTACACAGGGCCTGCTGTTCCCGGCGACCAACTCGGGCCGCATCCTCACGGACGGCATCGATCTCGGCATCAACTATCGCCGCGATCTCGGCTTCGCGAAGCTCAATCTGAGCTTCATGGGCAACTGGACGAGCCGTTCGAAGTTCCAGGCGCTCACGCCTGGGTCGGTCGTGCCGGCCGGTGCGGCGATCGGCGCCGGACTCGCGCTTCCGACGACCGATATGCGTGAATGCGTCGGCTATTACAGCCAGAACTGCGGTTCGCCTGGTTCGGCGGGTCCGTCGTCGGCCGCCGGCTCGCTTCAGCCGAAATTCACTTGGAACCAGCGCACGACCCTGTCGTTCGAGGGTGTGGATCTTTCGCTGCTGTGGCGCCATATCGACTCGATGCGTGCCGAGCCTGGTGTCGTTAATGCCTTCTCCGCGTCAAATCCGAACGGCGGTAATCCGGACGGTACGCTGAGCGGTGGCGTGCTGAATGGCAAGAAGGTCGATTTCAGCCGTATCCCTGCGTACAACTACTTCGATCTGTCGGCTCGCTTCAGTGTGTCGCCGAATTTCGACTTTACCGTCACTGTGATGAACCTGTTCGACAAGGATCCGCCCATGGTCGGTGGGACCGTTGGTTCGACCTCGTTCAACAGCGGCAACACCTATCCGTCGACTTACGATGCCCTTGGGCGCCGGTTCGCGATTGGTGCAAAGCTCAAGTTCTGA
- a CDS encoding sulfotransferase, translating to MALNPIEPAARSALAILDIEARDGKSAADRLKILLASKLVPEDRIRALTLQGDAFDRQDLIDEAFQSYRAAQRCFVEAYRALLEPRADRPSHRAFIEKIREQVEKTTEISAPEGTDEIAASEAANHIFLLGYPRSGTTLVENILASAPGVIALEERDTFADIDEHLMRNDGVMPDLDRLDPALVTTLRKSYWARVNQMGGEVNGRTFVDMNPFNAIKLPIIARLFPRAKIIIMRRDPRDIVLSCFRINFTPGTAAWAFSDLIETARHYDAMMRLIDACRERLPLPFHELRYDRLVTDFENTVRALAEFTGLGWTDDFKSFDRTASRRGVRTASETQVRKGLYNGGGQWRRYERQLEPAFPILKPWISRFGSD from the coding sequence TTGGCGCTGAACCCGATCGAACCCGCCGCAAGATCCGCGCTGGCCATACTCGACATTGAGGCGCGCGATGGCAAATCCGCGGCCGATCGCCTGAAAATACTCCTCGCGAGCAAACTGGTGCCTGAGGATCGGATTCGCGCGCTGACCTTGCAGGGCGACGCCTTTGATCGGCAGGATCTGATCGACGAAGCTTTCCAATCCTATCGGGCGGCGCAGCGTTGCTTCGTCGAGGCGTATCGCGCGTTGCTTGAGCCGCGCGCCGATCGCCCGTCGCATCGCGCGTTCATCGAAAAGATTCGCGAACAAGTCGAGAAAACGACAGAAATATCGGCGCCGGAAGGAACAGACGAAATAGCTGCGAGCGAGGCGGCAAATCACATCTTCCTACTTGGCTATCCTCGTTCAGGCACCACGCTCGTCGAGAATATTCTCGCCAGCGCACCCGGCGTTATCGCGCTGGAAGAACGCGATACATTCGCTGATATCGACGAACATCTGATGCGCAATGATGGCGTGATGCCCGATCTTGATCGGCTCGACCCCGCGCTCGTTACAACGCTTCGCAAATCATATTGGGCTCGCGTCAACCAAATGGGCGGCGAGGTGAACGGGCGAACGTTCGTCGACATGAATCCGTTCAACGCCATCAAGTTGCCAATTATCGCCCGCCTGTTCCCGCGCGCTAAGATCATCATCATGCGCCGCGATCCCCGGGATATCGTGCTTAGTTGTTTCCGGATCAATTTCACTCCCGGCACCGCGGCTTGGGCATTTAGCGACTTGATCGAAACCGCCCGGCACTATGACGCGATGATGCGATTGATCGATGCGTGCCGAGAACGTCTCCCGTTGCCCTTCCACGAGTTACGCTACGATCGCCTGGTGACGGATTTCGAAAACACGGTGCGGGCGCTGGCGGAATTCACCGGGCTTGGTTGGACCGATGACTTCAAATCATTTGACCGGACCGCCAGCCGTCGCGGCGTTCGTACGGCCAGCGAAACCCAAGTCCGCAAGGGTTTGTACAACGGGGGCGGTCAGTGGCGTCGTTACGAACGACAATTGGAACCGGCATTCCCAATCCTGAAGCCATGGATTTCCCGCTTCGGATCAGACTAG